Proteins from one Thermoanaerobaculia bacterium genomic window:
- a CDS encoding acyl carrier protein, with the protein MTETTDDRLRRVAAAVFRLPLEGVAADLREGETPGWDSVGQLMLMLAVEEEFGVTFPVEDLTRLRGLPEIGAYLEGRTAS; encoded by the coding sequence GTGACGGAGACGACGGACGATCGCCTGCGGCGGGTCGCGGCGGCGGTCTTCCGCCTTCCGCTCGAGGGCGTGGCGGCGGACCTGCGCGAGGGCGAGACCCCCGGCTGGGACTCGGTCGGCCAGCTCATGCTGATGCTCGCCGTCGAGGAAGAGTTCGGCGTGACGTTTCCCGTCGAGGACCTGACGCGTCTCCGCGGCCTGCCGGAGATCGGGGCGTACCTGGAGGGACGAACCGCCTCCTGA